The Pyrus communis chromosome 9, drPyrComm1.1, whole genome shotgun sequence genome has a segment encoding these proteins:
- the LOC137744027 gene encoding uncharacterized protein — MKMERKRTLTMNWDGLRDDDDDDRFFESNERASSVVPLDLEASSSEDEDFDDSRMSFASCVSSVRNDVDFSAFAAATPTEPPSTAAAPMRPDYNIWMDTPGSITERRKRLLQGMGLAQGPGKDLVSFKQLTSIKRLVSNKMANGVVPIPRSISRAKENVQVPPDQSVSEPEPEPEHDLLPVVLVRSRSEGDIEAFSVDKQRKEEIIGTISKQRLTRTCSTIAAPRSRICPYTESVKGSPNQVGGATPAIRSVQTGGGLSSVFSNNGLEAFFLIKNLDTGTEFIVNEYDQDGCWNRLSDLQTGKQLTMDEFEKCVGYSPVVKEVMRRQNVSREGGGDRKGGAVGANSFVSKSLRMSKRRGVALLKNSIRGVGTAVSVLIGEKDRENTTPPLTPPAQKPAKNSSSSSSEWVKVRQTGKHYKELSALHLCQEIQAHEGSIWTIKFSLDARFLASAGEDRVIHVWEVQECEIMSLDGNSTPLHHSFGSSTPDRSPSMSDQPALGPSEKEKKKKGRGGSARKSNSIPEYVHVPETVFSFSEKPFCSFEGHLDAVLDLSWSRDQLLLSSSMDKTVRLWDLETKTCLKLFAHNDYVTCIQFNPLDDNYFISGSLDAKIRLWNVAVRQVVDWTDLHEMVTAASFTPDGQACLIGSHKGNCHMYSAEDCKLSQHSHIDIQNKKKNQAKKITGLQFSPMNPSEMLVTSADSRIRILDGTNVTHKFRGFRNTSSQIAASFTPNGKYVVCASEDSHVYVWKREEPRISATGKKSIISTNSHEHFQCKDVSAAIPWPGTIRGDPPPVPVQHSKRNSKRSTQQPQSGNASPTQEDAGVSKRMLPPLPKKNNKDNNTTTNKGDASDQTPSTPPPEDQDPAQISRTESGIGESFNSDPSSIRYGDSSSMSAGSASTSSWSSSWSWLDNIGNSHASQTTQATAWGLVIVTATLEGEIRAYQNFGLPRKMQNNIFGGPT, encoded by the exons ATGAAGATGGAGCGGAAGAGGACGTTGACGATGAACTGGGACGGCCTCCgggacgacgacgacgacgaccgCTTCTTTGAGTCAAACGAACGCGCCTCCTCCGTCGTTCCTCTTGACCTTGAGGCATCTTCTTCCGAAGATGAGGATTTCGATGACAGTCGCATGTCATTCGCCTCATGCGTCTCCTCTGTTCGAAATGACGTCGATTTTAGCGCCTTCGCCGCAGCCACTCCGACGGAACCGCCGTCCACTGCTGCAGCTCCGATGAGGCCGGATTACAACATCTGGATGGATACGCCGGGATCCATCACTGAGCGGCGGAAACGATTGTTGCAGGGCATGGGGTTAGCCCAAGGACCCGGGAAAGACCTCGTCAGCTTCAAACAGCTAACCAGCATTAAACGCCTCGTTTCGAACAAAATGGCAAATGGCGTCGTTCCAATCCCCCGGTCCATCTCTCGTGCCAAAGAAAATGTACAAGTACCGCCGGATCAATCGGTATCGGAGCCAGAGCCGGAGCCTGAGCATGATTTATTGCCGGTGGTGCTCGTCCGATCAAGGTCCGAGGGCGACATCGAAGCTTTTTCGGTCGACAAACAGAGGAAAGAGGAGATAATCGGAACAATCTCGAAGCAACGCCTTACGAGGACTTGCTCCACTATCGCCGCGCCTCGTTCGAGAATATGTCCGTATACAGAATCGGTCAAAGGGTCGCCAAACCAAGTAGGCGGCGCCACCCCCGCGATCCGATCTGTTCAGACCGGTGGTGGATTATCGTCGGTCTTCTCAAACAACGGGTTAGAAGCATTCTTCTTGATCAAGAATCTGGACACGGGGACCGAGTTCATCGTGAACGAGTACGATCAGGATGGGTGCTGGAATCGACTCAGCGATCTCCAAACGGGAAAGCAATTGACGATGGATGAGTTCGAGAAATGCGTCGGGTACTCGCCGGTGGTGAAAGAGGTGATGAGAAGACAAAATGTTTCGAGGGAAGGCGGTGGCGACAGGAAGGGCGGTGCGGTCGGTGCAAATTCGTTCGTTTCGAAGAGCCTGAGGATGAGCAAGAGAAGAGGTGTTGCTCTGTTGAAGAACAGCATAAGAGGCGTGGGGACCGCCGTGAGTGTGTTGATTGGGGAGAAAGATAGGGAAAACACGACGCCACCGCTGACGCCACCGGCCCAAAAGCCCGCCAAGAACTCGAGTTCTTCTTCCTCGGAGTGGGTCAAAGTTAGGCAGACAGGGAAGCATTACAAGGAGCTATCAGCATTGCATCTGTGTCAGGAGATTCAAGCTCACGAGGGGTCGATTTGGACTATTAAGTTTAGTTTGGATGCGAGGTTTCTTGCGAGTGCGGGAGAGGATCGGGTAATTCATGTGTGGGAAGTGCAAGAGTGTGAGATTATGTCGTTGGACGGGAATTCGACCCCGCTTCATCACTCTTTCGGGTCCTCTACCCCTGATCGTTCGCCATCGATGTCTGATCAACCTGCGCTTGGGCCATccgagaaggagaagaagaagaaggggagaGGAGGGTCCGCTAGAAAAAGCAATTCAATCCCGGAGTACGTGCATGTACCCGAAACTGTGTTTTCGTTTTCGGAGAAACCATTTTGTTCTTTTGAAGGTCATTTGGATGCTGTTTTGGACTTGTCCTGGTCCAGAGATCAG CTATTACTTTCATCTTCAATGGACAAAACTGTTAGATTATGGGATTTGGAGACCAAGACTTGCTTAAAGTTGTTTGCCCACAATGATTATG TGACTTGCATACAGTTCAATCCTTTGGATGACAATTACTTTATCAGTGGCTCACTCGATGCCAAGATTCGATTGTGGAATGTAGCCGTTAGGCAAGTCGTGGACTGGACTGATCTTCATGAAATGGTCACTGCTGCTTCCTTCACTCCAGATGGCCAG GCTTGCCTCATTGGTTCGCACAAAGGAAACTGTCATATGTATAGTGCAGAAG ATTGTAAATTAAGTCAGCATAGTCATATTGATATtcagaacaagaagaagaatcaAGCCAAAAAGATTACAGGTTTGCAG TTTTCGCCGATGAATCCATCTGAAATGCTTGTTACCTCCGCTGATTCCCGGATTCGAATTTTGGATGGCACAAACGTGACTCATAAGTTTAGAG GTTTCCGAAATACAAGCAGTCAAATTGCAGCTTCATTCACTCCAAACGGAAAGTATGTTGTATGTGCTAGTGAAGACTCCCATGTGTATGTTTGGAAGCGCGAAGAACCCCGAATCTCAGCCACGGGTAAAAAAAGCATCATCAGTACCAATTCCCACGAGCATTTTCAGTGCAAAGATGTTTCAGCAGCAATACCATGGCCAGGCACCATAAGGGGCGACCCTCCACCAGTCCCCGTGCAGCATTCCAAGAGAAACTCAAAACGCTCAACGCAACAGCCGCAATCCGGCAATGCATCCCCTACTCAAGAAGATGCAGGTGTAAGCAAGAGAATGCTACCGCCTCTCCcgaagaaaaacaacaaagacAATAACACCACAACCAATAAGGGAGATGCATCAGATCAAACACCTTCAACTCCTCCGCCGGAAGATCAAGATCCTGCTCAAATCTCTCGAACAGAATCCGGGATTGGAGAGTCGTTTAATTCAGACCCTTCCTCTATTAGGTATGGTGATTCAAGTTCTATGTCTGCTGGTAGTGCCTCCACATCATCTTGGTCTTCCTCTTGGTCATGGCTCGACAATATAGGCAACAGCCATGCTAGCCAAACAACACAAGCAACAGCTTGGGGTTTGGTAATTGTGACAGCCACTCTGGAAGGCGAAATCAGAGCATACCAAAATTTCGGGCTGCCGCGAAAGATGCAGAACAATATTTTTGGAGGCCCTACTTAA